A stretch of the Actinomyces qiguomingii genome encodes the following:
- the glgX gene encoding glycogen debranching protein GlgX, with the protein MSSTPEPHPAARADSDASDRTLLGARLLEDGADFVVVAPRADAVDLCLFQVDAAGDITSERRIGMHGPVRGAWSAHVPGVQAGQRYGYRVYGQWNPSEGLLFNPRKLLLDPYARAIDGSPRLGPELYAHAVDAALAPTDVPFLRSELDSAGHTALGVVTGAQFPVVPGPKVPEERTVIYETHVKGFTHSMPGVPPQLRGTYAGLAHPAAISHLHSLGITTVELLPVHASFSEAFLLQRQRTNYWGYSTLSYFAPEPSYATQAAREAGPQAVLDEFRGMVSLLHEAGLEVIMDVVYNHTCESGMDGPALSLRGLDNLEYYLHAPYRPAQYVDVTGTGNTVDFRSTRAVQLVLDSLRYWAGDVGIDGFRFDLAVTLGRDASEFQSRHPLLIGMATDPVLQHTKLIAEPWDIGPGGWRTGEFPAPFHDWNDRYRGTVRSFWLHDASEMSKGRPGNDLRDLATRLSGSADMFSYGEYPGGRGPLASINFVTAHDGFTLRDLVCYDYKHNLANGEDNRDGTDDNRSWNHGFEGPLPEGMGGGPIEILRRRSSRNVLATLLVSAGTPMLLGGDEMGRTQGGNNNSYCQDSEISWFDWNLTTWQRDLIATTHFLIRLRDQHPVLRPTTFASGSTPEGDTLPDLSWYRANSDPMDVAAWHDPWTRVVQMLRSGTPMGDADLLLVINGSLSQEDVTLPDGHGTDWHLMWDSTWAVPRPHTSAFALAHRVSRGPAAQARAVNPTRARASRSGATDCRQDRPGDTTTLDALSLRIYLSGEQLIGMPKK; encoded by the coding sequence ATGTCCTCCACGCCAGAGCCGCACCCCGCTGCCCGCGCCGACTCCGACGCCTCGGACCGTACTCTCCTGGGCGCCCGGCTCCTTGAGGACGGCGCCGACTTCGTAGTGGTGGCGCCGCGCGCCGACGCGGTCGACCTGTGTCTGTTCCAGGTCGACGCCGCCGGTGACATCACCTCCGAGCGACGCATCGGCATGCACGGCCCCGTTCGCGGCGCCTGGAGCGCGCACGTGCCCGGAGTGCAAGCCGGGCAGCGTTACGGTTATCGGGTGTATGGGCAGTGGAACCCGTCGGAGGGGCTACTGTTCAATCCCCGCAAACTGCTGCTCGACCCCTACGCACGTGCCATAGACGGCTCCCCTCGCCTTGGCCCCGAGCTGTACGCTCACGCGGTGGACGCCGCGCTGGCCCCAACCGACGTCCCCTTCCTCCGCTCGGAACTGGACTCGGCGGGCCACACCGCTCTCGGCGTCGTCACCGGCGCACAGTTCCCGGTGGTCCCCGGGCCGAAGGTGCCGGAGGAGCGCACTGTCATCTACGAGACGCATGTCAAGGGCTTCACTCACTCCATGCCCGGCGTCCCACCGCAACTGCGCGGTACTTACGCGGGCCTGGCACACCCGGCCGCCATATCGCACCTGCACTCCCTAGGCATAACCACAGTGGAGTTGCTGCCCGTGCACGCGTCCTTCTCCGAGGCCTTCCTTCTTCAGCGCCAACGGACGAACTACTGGGGCTACTCCACCCTGTCCTACTTCGCTCCCGAACCCTCCTACGCCACCCAGGCCGCCCGAGAGGCCGGACCGCAGGCCGTCCTGGACGAGTTCCGCGGCATGGTCTCACTGCTGCACGAGGCCGGACTCGAGGTCATCATGGACGTGGTCTACAACCACACCTGCGAGTCGGGTATGGACGGGCCCGCCCTGTCACTACGGGGTCTGGACAACCTCGAGTACTACCTCCACGCCCCCTACCGACCCGCCCAGTACGTGGACGTCACGGGAACCGGCAATACGGTGGACTTCCGCTCCACCCGGGCGGTGCAGCTGGTGCTGGACTCGCTGCGGTACTGGGCGGGAGACGTCGGCATAGACGGCTTCCGCTTCGATCTGGCGGTCACGCTGGGCCGGGATGCCTCTGAATTCCAGTCACGCCACCCTCTGCTGATAGGTATGGCCACCGACCCGGTGCTACAGCACACCAAGTTGATCGCCGAGCCCTGGGACATCGGGCCGGGCGGCTGGCGCACGGGTGAGTTCCCGGCTCCCTTCCACGACTGGAATGACCGCTACCGCGGCACAGTACGCTCCTTCTGGCTGCACGACGCCTCCGAGATGTCCAAGGGCCGCCCCGGCAACGACCTGCGGGATCTGGCCACCCGTCTGAGCGGCAGCGCAGACATGTTCAGCTACGGCGAGTACCCGGGCGGGCGCGGACCACTGGCATCGATCAACTTTGTCACCGCTCACGACGGCTTCACCCTGCGAGACCTGGTCTGCTACGACTACAAGCACAACCTGGCCAATGGCGAGGACAACCGTGACGGCACCGACGACAACCGTTCATGGAACCACGGTTTCGAGGGCCCACTGCCGGAGGGCATGGGCGGAGGACCGATCGAGATCCTGCGGCGCCGATCCTCCCGCAATGTGCTGGCCACGCTGCTGGTGTCAGCCGGCACGCCCATGCTGCTGGGTGGTGACGAAATGGGACGAACCCAGGGGGGCAACAACAACTCCTACTGCCAGGACTCGGAAATCTCCTGGTTCGACTGGAATCTGACCACCTGGCAGCGAGACCTGATCGCCACCACGCATTTCCTGATCCGCCTGCGCGATCAACACCCCGTGCTGCGTCCTACGACATTCGCCTCGGGGTCCACCCCGGAAGGCGACACACTTCCCGACCTGTCCTGGTACCGGGCCAATTCCGACCCCATGGATGTGGCCGCCTGGCATGATCCTTGGACCCGCGTGGTGCAGATGCTCCGCTCCGGCACCCCCATGGGCGACGCCGACCTGCTGCTGGTAATCAACGGCTCCCTGAGCCAGGAGGACGTCACGCTCCCCGATGGTCATGGCACTGACTGGCACCTGATGTGGGACTCCACCTGGGCCGTGCCACGCCCTCACACCTCAGCCTTCGCTCTCGCACACCGGGTAAGCCGGGGACCGGCCGCTCAGGCACGCGCGGTCAACCCCACCCGTGCTCGAGCCTCCCGGTCGGGAGCCACCGATTGCCGCCAGGACCGGCCCGGCGACACCACCACCCTGGACGCTCTGTCTCTGCGGATCTATCTGTCCGGCGAGCAGCTGATCGGCATGCCCAAGAAGTAG
- a CDS encoding electron transfer flavoprotein subunit beta/FixA family protein produces the protein MKIVVCIKHVPDVQSQRRLEEGRLVRGEEDVLNELDENAVEAAVSLVEDLGGQVIALCMGPEDAEDGVRRALQMGADSGVVVSDDALAGADVPTTARTLAAAVSRIGGTADGGTGDVDLVVTGMASLDAMTSMLPGALAAALHVPALTLASSLEVSVDEATITRATGTVREVLRAPLPALVSVTDQANEPRYPNFAAMRAARKKPVETWDLADLGLTDVAGPAIAVVGFTERPARQAGIIRTDAGEAGRELAGWLVENDLA, from the coding sequence ATGAAAATAGTCGTGTGCATCAAGCACGTCCCTGATGTGCAGTCCCAGCGCCGCCTGGAGGAGGGGCGCCTGGTCCGCGGAGAGGAGGACGTTCTCAACGAGCTTGACGAGAACGCCGTCGAAGCCGCCGTTTCGCTGGTCGAAGACCTGGGTGGACAGGTGATCGCCCTGTGTATGGGGCCCGAGGATGCCGAGGACGGCGTGCGCCGTGCCCTGCAGATGGGGGCCGACTCCGGAGTCGTGGTCAGTGACGACGCTCTGGCGGGTGCTGATGTCCCCACTACTGCGCGTACCCTCGCTGCTGCCGTGTCTAGGATCGGTGGCACCGCCGACGGCGGAACCGGAGACGTGGACTTGGTGGTTACCGGTATGGCCTCTTTGGACGCCATGACTTCCATGCTGCCCGGAGCGCTGGCTGCCGCCCTGCACGTGCCGGCCCTGACCTTGGCGAGTTCGCTGGAGGTCAGTGTGGATGAGGCGACCATCACCCGTGCCACCGGAACCGTCCGGGAGGTGCTCCGCGCCCCGTTGCCCGCACTGGTATCTGTCACCGACCAGGCCAACGAGCCGCGTTACCCCAATTTCGCCGCCATGCGTGCGGCCCGCAAGAAGCCGGTGGAGACCTGGGACCTGGCCGATCTCGGTCTGACCGACGTTGCCGGGCCCGCTATCGCCGTCGTCGGTTTCACCGAGCGGCCCGCCCGGCAGGCAGGCATTATCCGTACTGACGCCGGCGAGGCGGGACGCGAACTGGCCGGTTGGCTG